The nucleotide window AGGTGGCGGAGTAGAAGCGGATGTTGCCGAGCTTCTTTTCAATGACCGGATTTTCAATGGTCAGCCGGCGTGATTCCACCAGGCGCGGATCGGCAAAACCGCTGCGTTTGCCCAGGTTGATAAAGTCATTCCAGTACAGGGCACCTGACAAACACTCTCCGTAAAGTACCGGGTCGTTGACGAGGGGGGCGGGCACTCGACGATCTGCATAGACATCGGAAAAATAGAATTCGCCACCGGGCTTGAGCAGCCGCTTCACATCCTTGAGTACCTTCGCTTTATCGGTGCTCAGGTTGATGACGCAGTTGGAAATGATGATGTCAAAGTAACCGTCCTGAAGGTCCAGGCTGTCCAGCTCCTCGATATAGCCTTTCAGGAAGCGCACATTACTGCGGGCATGGCCGAATTGCTGGCGGTGGAATTCCTGGTGGCGTCGCGCGACGTCCAGCTGCTCGTCGGTCATGTCCACGCCGACCACTTCGCCCTGCTCGCCGACCAGGGCGGATAACAGATAAACATCGCGACCGGAGCCGCTGCCCAGATCGAGAATGCGCATGCCTTCCAGTTGTTCTGGTGCCACCAGTCCGCAACCGTAATAGCGGGTGATGACTTCATCATGGAGTTGGGCAAGGAGCGGTTTCAGGTATTCCGGCGGTGCCTGATCACAGCAGGCATTGGTCTGCAGGTCGTTACTGGATTGCAGCTGTTTGCCGTAGTAGTCCTGAACGTCTTCGCGCATCTGGCGTCTCCGGAATTGGGTGGTGGTGTCTGTGTAAACTGGACTTGAGCCCGGTTAGTTATGTGAGCGCGGCTGCCGGCTTACATGGATGAGAAAAGTTGCACAGGCTGTCAGTAGCGGTCAGCAAATGTGAAGGGCGCGTGATTCAGGGCTTCCTGTCCAGGTCATTCAGGACCTTGTCCACGTGATCATCACTGACAGGGCTCGGCTCAGCGATACGCAAGGAAGAGACCAACGCACGTAACTGGCGCACATAGCGTCGGCAGTGATGGCACATCAAAAGGTGAACGCGCAGGGCGGTGCGCTCACGCCAGCTCAGCGGCGTGCCATCCACAAGGGCATCAGCCTTTTCGGTCACGTCTTTGCATTTCAGCACTCGCCAGTCTCCTGAAAATGATCCACCAGCTCGAATAACCGCGCTCGGGCCCGGTGTAACAGCACTCGAACATTGGATGCACTGATGTCGAGCATGTTACAGATGGCGTCGAAGTCCATGCCTTGCATGTCGCGCAGCTCCAGCACCAGACGTTGGTTCTCGGGCATGTTGTCCAGGCATTTGGCCATGCAGTGACGGAGTTCATCCCGGGTCAACAGGGCATCCGGTCCACCCAGATCCCATTGCCGGGGGGCATGCTCCCAGTGGCCGCCTTCGCGAAAGCGATGGGCCAGCGCATCGTTTTCATCGGTGGGGTCAAACTGGATTTCCCGCCCCTGCTTGCGGAGCATCATGCGCGCCTGATTGATGACAATGCGGGTTAGCCAGGTGCGCAGCTGGCTGCGCCCCTCAAACTTGCCGATGGCTCGATGGGCCGAGATCCAGGCGTCCTGAACCGCTTCTTCGGCATCAGCGGGGGAGAGCAGGGAGCGGGCGGTGGCCAGCAGGTAGCCATGATGGTGTTTGACCAGTTGGCCAAAGGCGGCTCGGTCACCCTGCTTCAGTCGTGCAATAAAATCCGGTCCATCCAGCTGCAAGATATCAGTGCTCCGGGCTTAACAAACTGGCCGGGTTGTCATCTCCTTCGTCACCCTCATTCAGCATGACCAGGCGACGCAGGTGCTGCATGTCGTCAACGGATGGCTTCTCGAACATGATGCCAATATCCAGGCCCTCCTGACGCTTCACGCGACCAGGCAATGTCAGGGCGATATCGGTATCGTCGAGGACGATGTTGAGTGAGACGGGAGAGGCATCGGGCAGGGCCAGCGGCGTTTCGCTGTGTACCCGGGCGCCAAGAACAGACAGATCCTGCAGTTCCACGCTGAAACTGTCCTGCTGGAAAATCAGGGTCGCCTCACCGTCAAATTCGATGCGGTTGACCCGGCGCCGTTCGCTCATGGGCGTTTCCTTCTGCTGCCAACGGATGCTGGCTCGCAGTCTGCCCCGGCACGGCTGCCGGGGCGGCCGCAACGGGTCAGACGTCGATCCGTTTGTACTTCATGCGCTTGGGCTGAAGGGCCTCGTCGCCCAGCTGCTTGCGCTTGTACTCCTCATACTCGGTATAGGAGCCTTCGAACCACTCTACTTTAGCATCTCCTTCAAAAGAAAGAATATGCGTAGCCACACGATCAAGGAACCAGCGATCGTGAGAAATCACGATGGCACAGCCCGGGAAGGCCAGTAGCGCTTCTTCCAGCGCTCGCAGGGTTTCCACGTCCAGATCGTTGGTGGGCTCATCGAGGAGCAGTACGTTGGCGCCCTGCTTGAGCAGTTTGGCCAGATGCAGACGGTTGCGCTCACCCCCGGACAGCTCGCCGACCCGCTTCTGCTGGTCGCCGCCCTTGAAGTTGAACCGGCCCAGGTAGGCTCGGCTGGGGACTTCGTAGTTGCCGATGCGCAGGATGTCGTTGCCTTCGGACACTTCTTCCCACACGGTCTTCTTGCCATCCAGGTCTTCGCGGCTCTGGTCCACGTAGGCCATGTGCACGGTCTCACCGGTGGTGATCTCACCCTTGTCCGGCGTTTCCTGCCCGGCCAGCATGCGGAACAAGGTCGTCTTACCCGCACCGTTGGGGCCGATGATGCCGACGATGGCACCGCGCGGTACGGTGAAGCTCAGGTCTTCGTAGAGCAGCTTGTGGTCAAATTCCTTGGCCACGCCATTCAGCTCGAACACCTGCTCACCCAGACGCTCACCCGGTGGGATGTACAGTTCCTGGGTTTCGTTGCGCTTTTGGAACTCCTGGCTGGCCAGTTCCTCGAACGCGGCCACACGGGCCTTGTTCTTGGCGCGACGGCCTTTCGGGTTCTGACGCACCCACTCCAGTTCCTTTTCCACCGTCTTGCGGTGGGCGGATTCGCTCTTGGCTTCCTGCTCCAGGCGCTGCTCTTTCTGCTCCAGCCAGGAGGAATAGTTGCCTTTCCACGGAATGCCTTCGCCGCGGTCCAGTTCCAGAATCCACTCACAGGAGTTGTCGAGGAAGTAACGGTCGTGGGTCACCGCCACCACGGTGCCGGGGAATTCGTGCAGGAATCGCTCCAGCCAGGCCACGGATTCCGCATCCAGGTGGTTGGTGGGTTCGTCCAGCAGCAGCATGTCCGGCGCGCTCATGATCAGACGGCACAGGGCCACCCGGCGGCGCTCACCCCCGGAGAGGTGTTTGACGCTGGCTTCCCAGGGCGGCAGACGCAGGGCGTCGGCGGCGATTTCCAGCTTGCGCTCCAGGTTATGGGCGTCGCTGGTTTCAATGATGGCTTCCAGCTTGGCCTGTTCGGCGGCCAGCTTGTCGAAGTCGGCGTTTTCGTCCGCGTAGGCGGCGTACACCTCGTCCAGTCGCTTCTGGGCATCCAGAATCTCGGACAGGGCCTCTTCCACGATTTCGCGGACATTCTTCTCCGGGTCCAGCTCCGGCTCCTGGGGCAGGTAGCCGATCTTGATGCCAGCCTGGGGCCGCGCCTCACCAAGGAAATCCTTGTCTACCCCGGCCATGATTTTGAGCAGGGTGGATTTACCGGAACCATTCAGACCCAGTACGCCGATCTTGGCGCCAGGAAAGAAGGACAGGGAAATGTCTTTCAGGATGTGCTTTTTGGGCGGGACAACCTTGCCCACCCGGTCCATGGTGAAGATGTACTGGCTCATAAACTCCGACCGCAGTGTCGTTGAATGTGCGAGGTAGGCACTCTTCGTGATCAATGCACGAAAATGAATAGCCCGGGCCCCGGCGGAATGGCGCCTAAGCTAACGGAAAGCGCCTTCAAGTGAAAGGCCGCAGGCCCCGTTCGTAGCGGATTTGGCCCGGTTTCAGGGTATGAGACGACTGGCTGGTTCCCTTGAGGCGTCTTCATGTGTCTTTGCCGGCAGTTTTGGTTAGAATACGCGCCCTCGAATCCACCAAATATTGCGCAGGGTTAG belongs to Alcanivorax sediminis and includes:
- a CDS encoding methyltransferase domain-containing protein codes for the protein MREDVQDYYGKQLQSSNDLQTNACCDQAPPEYLKPLLAQLHDEVITRYYGCGLVAPEQLEGMRILDLGSGSGRDVYLLSALVGEQGEVVGVDMTDEQLDVARRHQEFHRQQFGHARSNVRFLKGYIEELDSLDLQDGYFDIIISNCVINLSTDKAKVLKDVKRLLKPGGEFYFSDVYADRRVPAPLVNDPVLYGECLSGALYWNDFINLGKRSGFADPRLVESRRLTIENPVIEKKLGNIRFYSATYRLFNIEHLEPACEDYGQAVIYKGTLKNCPHAFKLDDHHIIETGKVFPVCGNTWLMLEKSRFAEHFDFIGSFDMHYGIFEGCGLNVPFEDNEQSGAASCC
- a CDS encoding anti-sigma factor family protein, translating into MLKCKDVTEKADALVDGTPLSWRERTALRVHLLMCHHCRRYVRQLRALVSSLRIAEPSPVSDDHVDKVLNDLDRKP
- a CDS encoding RNA polymerase sigma factor, whose translation is MQLDGPDFIARLKQGDRAAFGQLVKHHHGYLLATARSLLSPADAEEAVQDAWISAHRAIGKFEGRSQLRTWLTRIVINQARMMLRKQGREIQFDPTDENDALAHRFREGGHWEHAPRQWDLGGPDALLTRDELRHCMAKCLDNMPENQRLVLELRDMQGMDFDAICNMLDISASNVRVLLHRARARLFELVDHFQETGEC
- a CDS encoding PilZ domain-containing protein, whose product is MSERRRVNRIEFDGEATLIFQQDSFSVELQDLSVLGARVHSETPLALPDASPVSLNIVLDDTDIALTLPGRVKRQEGLDIGIMFEKPSVDDMQHLRRLVMLNEGDEGDDNPASLLSPEH
- the ettA gene encoding energy-dependent translational throttle protein EttA gives rise to the protein MSQYIFTMDRVGKVVPPKKHILKDISLSFFPGAKIGVLGLNGSGKSTLLKIMAGVDKDFLGEARPQAGIKIGYLPQEPELDPEKNVREIVEEALSEILDAQKRLDEVYAAYADENADFDKLAAEQAKLEAIIETSDAHNLERKLEIAADALRLPPWEASVKHLSGGERRRVALCRLIMSAPDMLLLDEPTNHLDAESVAWLERFLHEFPGTVVAVTHDRYFLDNSCEWILELDRGEGIPWKGNYSSWLEQKEQRLEQEAKSESAHRKTVEKELEWVRQNPKGRRAKNKARVAAFEELASQEFQKRNETQELYIPPGERLGEQVFELNGVAKEFDHKLLYEDLSFTVPRGAIVGIIGPNGAGKTTLFRMLAGQETPDKGEITTGETVHMAYVDQSREDLDGKKTVWEEVSEGNDILRIGNYEVPSRAYLGRFNFKGGDQQKRVGELSGGERNRLHLAKLLKQGANVLLLDEPTNDLDVETLRALEEALLAFPGCAIVISHDRWFLDRVATHILSFEGDAKVEWFEGSYTEYEEYKRKQLGDEALQPKRMKYKRIDV